The stretch of DNA GTTATCTAAGTCGAAACCGAGCAGTTTTTCGACTGAGATATTGAGAATTTGGGACCGCGGCGCCACTATTGTCCGTCCGAAACCCTGTGTCTGTAAACGGGTTCGGTCAGGCCTCGGATAGGAAGAGCGCGACGAACGTGACGAGATAATGCAATCAGATCCGACAATTGATGAGCTTTTATTAGTGGCACGTCGTCAATCAGGTTCACTGATTAGCCTTCAGAGGCCGCCAGTTAGACTCGATCAGCTGTAAACCTGATGCCGGTGTAGGCGATTTCCGAATCTGCACTTGAGCCATCGCGACCCCCAAGTTGCGGTGGTCGTTGGCCAAGCGATCGAGCATAGCTAGAACGACGAACGTGGCCAAGAGCAGGTAGGTAACCCAGAGCACGGCTCTGACGTGCTCGGCATGTTGCTGTAGATGCACAACCAGGATGGCGCCGGCCGTGAACATAGCTGCCATCGCAAGAGGCATGATCAGAGGGGCGGACATCGTTCTATCCCGAATCGCCAGCATAGCGAGCGCCTGAGCGATTGTGCGCTGCCGCCAGATCGGTCGCTTGATGTGACGGGTCGCCTCAACCCATCCGGTTGTCGATCCGACGCTCGGACCGGGCGTGCTGACCCCTTTGCCACCTACCGGCGAAAGCCTCGGCCACCGTGAAAGCCTCGGCCACCGTGAAAGCCTCGGCCGCCATGGAAGCTGCCGCCTCTGTAGACGCCGACGCGTCGCCCGCCGTAGACTCCGCCGCCGCGGTAGCCATAGACTCCGCCGCGGCGATATCCATAGGCTCCTGCGCGGTGCCCATAGGCGCCTCGGTAGCCGTAGACACTACGCCCACCATAGTAGCCTCCATAGCCGTTCCGACGGCAGCCGCCATACGGTCCGCGGTGAAAGCCGATGCCGCAGCCCCCGGCCGCCTCGGCCACGCTGACGCCGAACCGCCCCTTCTCCGGTGAGCCCAGGCTAAGCCAACTCCCAAGGAACAGTGCGACAAACACCAACAGCCTTATGCGTCGCATCTCGTGCACTCCACTGTGATCCAAAGCGCGCTAACAGGTGTCAACGCCGCAACAAACGACATCGTGGTCCAGTGTGGATCCTATATGCCCA from Methylobacterium sp. PvR107 encodes:
- a CDS encoding GCG_CRPN prefix-to-repeats domain-containing protein, with the translated sequence MRRIRLLVFVALFLGSWLSLGSPEKGRFGVSVAEAAGGCGIGFHRGPYGGCRRNGYGGYYGGRSVYGYRGAYGHRAGAYGYRRGGVYGYRGGGVYGGRRVGVYRGGSFHGGRGFHGGRGFHGGRGFRR